From a region of the Pseudomonadaceae bacterium SI-3 genome:
- a CDS encoding GNAT family N-acetyltransferase: MRRLVAPTDFDRVYDIYMHESVVPFLGFDPMPREAFGKVFDPLFESGCFYVYEIDGEVMGFYKAQRHVGRTAHVAYLGTLAVAPEAQGRGIAMGMMQDALARLQRAGITRVELTVEADNPRAIAFYERLGFVHEGTQRAAYKRASDTGYVDELMYGLLHDA, from the coding sequence ATGCGCCGACTGGTCGCCCCTACCGATTTTGATCGGGTCTACGACATCTACATGCACGAGTCAGTGGTGCCCTTCCTCGGCTTCGATCCGATGCCGCGCGAGGCGTTCGGCAAGGTGTTCGACCCATTGTTCGAGAGTGGCTGTTTCTACGTATACGAAATCGATGGCGAAGTAATGGGCTTCTACAAGGCGCAGCGGCACGTTGGTCGTACTGCGCATGTCGCCTACCTAGGAACCTTGGCCGTGGCGCCGGAAGCTCAAGGCCGAGGTATCGCCATGGGAATGATGCAAGACGCCCTTGCGCGGCTGCAGCGAGCGGGCATCACCCGTGTCGAGCTGACAGTCGAAGCGGACAATCCCCGTGCCATCGCGTTTTACGAACGCCTGGGCTTCGTTCACGAAGGCACTCAGCGGGCGGCCTACAAACGTGCCAGCGACACCGGCTATGTCGATGAGCTGATGTACGGGTTGCTGCATGACGCCTGA
- a CDS encoding alpha/beta hydrolase produces the protein MFEQFQRSECEVNGVRINYRKGGSGPPLLLLHGYPQTHVIWHKVADQLAQRFTVVAADLRGYGDSSKPDGGEDHVAYSKREMARDQVELMRALGFERFDLLAHDRGARVSHRLAMDHPQAVRRLILLDIAPTLAMYSQTDEAFARAYWHWFFLIRPAPLPETLLEADPELILRTAVATRADHVHPFSEVAFAEYLRCMKLPGTVHAFCEDYRASAGIDLDHDREDRAAKRMIAAPLLVLWGAKGVIERCFDPLEEWRAVASDVQGKALPAGHYLPEEVPELLLEEVLAFLA, from the coding sequence ATGTTCGAGCAGTTCCAGCGTAGCGAGTGCGAGGTTAATGGCGTTCGGATCAACTATCGCAAGGGCGGCTCCGGTCCGCCTCTGCTCTTGCTGCACGGTTACCCGCAGACGCACGTAATCTGGCACAAGGTGGCCGATCAGCTGGCTCAGCGCTTCACCGTGGTGGCGGCCGACCTGCGCGGTTACGGCGATAGCAGCAAGCCCGACGGCGGCGAGGACCATGTCGCCTATAGCAAGCGCGAAATGGCGCGGGATCAGGTCGAACTGATGCGCGCGTTGGGCTTCGAGCGCTTCGACCTGCTCGCCCACGACCGCGGGGCGCGGGTTAGCCATCGGCTGGCCATGGATCACCCGCAGGCCGTGCGGCGGCTTATCCTCCTGGATATCGCGCCGACCCTGGCGATGTACAGCCAGACCGACGAAGCCTTTGCTCGCGCCTACTGGCACTGGTTCTTCCTGATTCGTCCGGCGCCGCTGCCGGAAACGCTGCTCGAGGCCGACCCCGAACTTATCCTGCGCACCGCCGTGGCCACCCGCGCCGATCATGTGCATCCGTTCAGCGAGGTTGCGTTCGCCGAGTACCTGCGATGCATGAAGCTGCCCGGCACCGTTCATGCGTTCTGCGAGGACTATCGGGCCAGCGCCGGCATTGATCTCGACCATGACCGCGAAGACCGTGCCGCCAAGCGAATGATCGCCGCGCCGTTGCTGGTGCTGTGGGGTGCCAAGGGTGTAATCGAACGTTGTTTCGATCCGCTTGAGGAATGGCGCGCGGTTGCGTCAGACGTTCAGGGCAAGGCCCTGCCAGCGGGGCACTACCTGCCGGAAGAAGTGCCCGAGCTGCTATTGGAAGAAGTGCTGGCGTTTCTCGCCTGA
- a CDS encoding NAD(P)H:quinone oxidoreductase (catalyzes the transfer of electrons from NADH to ubiquinone), which produces MAKILVVYHSMYGHIETMANAVAEGARRVEGAEVTIKRVPETMPQEAFKNAGGKVDQQAPFANPAELADYDAIIFGTPTRFGNMSGQMRTFLDQTGGLWAKGALHGKVASVFTSTGTGGGQEMTITSTWTTLAHHGMIIVPTGYGIGEFFDISEVNGGTPYGASTIAGGDGSRQPSNKELTIARYQGELVAQTAVKLKG; this is translated from the coding sequence ATGGCGAAGATTCTTGTGGTGTATCACTCAATGTATGGCCACATCGAAACCATGGCCAATGCAGTGGCCGAAGGTGCGCGTCGTGTCGAAGGCGCTGAAGTGACCATCAAGCGCGTGCCGGAAACTATGCCGCAAGAGGCTTTCAAGAATGCCGGCGGCAAGGTCGACCAGCAGGCGCCCTTTGCCAATCCGGCGGAGCTGGCCGATTACGACGCGATCATCTTTGGTACGCCGACTCGCTTCGGCAACATGTCCGGGCAGATGCGTACCTTCCTCGATCAGACCGGTGGGCTCTGGGCCAAGGGCGCGCTGCACGGCAAGGTTGCCAGCGTGTTTACATCGACCGGCACCGGCGGCGGTCAGGAGATGACCATTACCTCGACCTGGACCACTTTGGCGCACCACGGAATGATCATCGTGCCCACCGGCTACGGTATCGGCGAGTTCTTCGACATTTCTGAAGTGAATGGCGGCACGCCGTACGGTGCCTCGACCATCGCTGGCGGTGACGGCTCGCGTCAACCTTCCAATAAAGAACTGACCATTGCCCGTTACCAAGGCGAGCTGGTGGCCCAGACCGCGGTCAAGCTGAAAGGCTGA